From Tursiops truncatus isolate mTurTru1 chromosome 13, mTurTru1.mat.Y, whole genome shotgun sequence:
CTTATATATAGTTAACTCTGAGTCTGTTTGATCCTTTATTTTTTGAAGGCTTGCTTTCAAGCTTTAGTTAGGAAAGTATTTCATGTACGGCTAATTTGGTCCCAATAGTAAGGCAATACTCTTCTTATGATTCTACCTTATTATTCTACAGTACTGCCCTTCCAGCCTATGGATTAGGAAGTCATTCCACACTGGCTGATGGGAACACAAACTACTCCTTCAGGGATTCCTTTGGAGATTGTTCCACCTATTCCTTTCTGgtgcttctttctcttctcttcatgGTTTTCTCTCCCATTTGTGTAGATCAATACTTAATCAAAGACTTGAAGGTACCTCTGCACATCTCCAGAGCActatgtctctgtgtgtctgcctCTTCTCTGATAATTTGCTTCACACATTTTAGCTGCCTTGGCCTCCCCAAACACTGAAATGTCTCCTCAACTCACCAGGACAGCTTGTCTCTGTTTGGATTCCCCATCACTGTACTCACTTTTCCTAGCCAAGTAGCTGGGGAACTTGATGAACTCAATTTGTtcgtttttcttctttcagggaTTACTGTTCTGTAATGATGTTATCCAGTGTTTGAAAACAGggtgttttcatatattttgtccaatttttagtttttaaggctGAAAGACAAATTCTATTCATGTTATTTCATCAAAGGTGGAAGCAGAAATTCCTTCTCTTGGATTTTGTGCTGCTGGTTCATTGTGATCTTGTCAGCTCTTTGAtgcttttaaagatttaaaaaacattttattcaacatattttgttcttttgattggAAAGTTTGGTTAAGACAGCCTAGGCTATCATtattagaaatggaaattcttatggccttttcttttttgaaaatttttattagagtatagttgatttacaatgttgtattagtttcaggtgtacagcaaagtgaatcagttatacatatacatatagccactcttttttaagattcttttcccatataggccattacagagtattgagtagagttccctgtgctattcagtaggtccttattggttatctgttttatatatagtagtgtgtatatgtcaatcctaatctcccagtttatccctccccccaccccttatcccctggtaaccataagtttgttttctatatctgtgactctacttctgttttgtaaacaaggtCATTTGTACCCTTCTTATGTcctttgcaattaaaaaataaaatagaagaagaTTCTATGATATCCTCATAAAATTAGAACAGTTGGGTGAGAGGAGGTAGATAATGCTGTGGTTCCTCTGAATAttcaaaaggataaaataagaaaCCTGGGACATATTTTAGGCCTTGGGTAGGTTTCCCAGACTTGGCCCTGTTTTGCATGGTATGGATAGTAGATGGTAAGTTACTAATAGACCAGTAGGTAGGATTCTTACAGCAGAAAATAATGTAGAAAATTGAAGGAAGCCATAGTGGGACAGTTATGATGGGCTGTTTTGATTTTCACCTAGATACTCtacatttcctcatttttctacACTGTCAATTACATCTGGTACCTGTACAAAGAGCTGAGGATGAAACCCCACCAGAGTGGACAGAGCACAGTTCCACTGGTAAGTTTTATTCAGAGCTAATAGTTATGAACAATATGCTAAGACAAACCCATACATCCTTGACAAACAGCACTCAAACAACACTGGCGTAGTTTCCAGTCTGTTGACAtgacttcctcttctctcttgccGTCACCGCCACCACCAACAGGATTTGATTATAGGAAATATTATTTATAGTATTGCCATTCCTGCCTGGTTCCTTTCAGTAAGGGAAATCCTTCTTGGCTCTATGCCAATCCGTCATTATTTTTAGAGTAAAGAAAAAGATCTTGGAGAGCAGTTAGGGAAAGTGCTCAGCCAGCTAACATGGGATTTGGGTTACAGGTATTGGAAAGGGAgggtgtttgttcttctctgatgTATTTCTTTGGTATGTGTGGGTAACAGGTATTGGTGTGAAGAAGGGCAGAGGAATTCATGTGTGGTAATCAGAAAACAAGATGGATCCAGGGAGCAACTGTCTTTCCTTCTTTGGTTCACAAAGAGTTTGGGGCACTGTCTAGCATTACAAAAAGAGAGGAGAACACAAAGTCAGTGAGTCAGTACATCTGGATTCTTTTTTGTGTATACATATCTTACGTGTCACATAGTTCACCTATTTcatgtgtacaattcagtggttttaaaaGTAAACTTACCAGGTTGTAAAATTATCATCATAGATcagtttcagaatattttatttgcCCCAATAAGATCCTTCATGCACATTTACTGTTAATCCATTTTCCATACCCTACgctaggcaaccactaatatactttctgtctctatagattttccttttctggacatttcatatagacATTTCATATATCATACAAAATGTAGtctctgtgtctggtttattttattcagcataatgcttttgaagtTCATTCATTGTAGTGTGTCtaagtaattcattcctttttattgctcagtagtattctattgtatagtACACTTAGTTTCTTATTTCTGATTCTTTCAGTAAATCACTAAGTGATTTAACAGAAGACATTTTTCTGATGTTagcaattttcatttctttaaatgtctttatgtattttaatcttACTATACATATCTTACAAATATTCTAGCCCTTTTATTTCTGTAGTCTCCATTCTGTTGTGGCTTTTTGAAGGGGAATTTTTGTTCAAGAGCACCATGGAGTAAGTGAATCTGGAAATCCTCCCAACATACTTCTTCCAGAGCCTACACATCAGTTCTAGAACAAATGAAAGTGGTATACTGTCATGTATATGGGGaaactcagcaaatgtttgttgaatgaataaatggtatTATAGCACTGTGAAAAGAGCATTTGAAAGTGAATCAGGAGATCTGTCTTATAAACCTAGTTCTGTCATTTATCTCCTGTATGTCCTTGGACATGTCATCTCCCTTTCTTGGGCCTCAACTTTTCATCATAAAAATGAAGTGCTGGTCTTTGtgatttttaatgtcttcttccagctctaaaatgctACAATACTCTTAAATTCTCACTTGACTGACTTCTTAAGAAGATACTCTTCTTGCTTTTTGTAGCCTTGCTCTAGATACATACTGCTGGAAAAGGGCAGGAGTATagaatgcttttaaatttttttctctcttttttttcttttttgttgtaagGACAAAGTGCGGTAAGGAAATCCTTGAAAAATTAATATGACGAGACCCCCTTATCAGCATCCCAGACAGGATATTACAGTCTGTACAAGTACTGTCAATAGAACTCTTTgcaatgattaaaatattttatgtactgTTCAGTTCTATAGCCGCTAGTCATATGTGGCTACTgagaacttgaaatgtggctgatgcgattgaggaactgaatttttatttcatttaattttttttaatctctattttatttaatcttaattttaatttaaccGCATGaagctagtggctactgtattgtaCAGCCCAGGACTATATTCTGATCCCTTTATCTCTTGTTTACCTCTGAGGATTCAACCcttataattattcttttatattttcaacttGTATAATTTCTTAACTCCCTGCAATTTAGTAATGACCCACGGCTATATATCCATTTTACATGTTTGTTTACATAATCCTACAATCCTGGAGCTAGAAGATACTACAAAGAAACAATTAGTTCAGTTCCCTCCCTTCAAGCAGATTAATGTCAAAAAAGTTCAAGAAATGTATAGATAtagtatttaaagtttttattcatccattcgCTCATAAGCTAAGAGACTAACTGGAATTTGAGAGAAGTTCTTCAGGCACAGAGTTATTCTCTAAAGAAGTAGTCATGAGACCAGAAGCCAAGGATGGGGACAACATGGGGGAATATTATCCTGAGTCTTGGGCTCCTGGTAGTAGAAcaaattaaccttttttttaaattgaagtatagttgatttacaatattatattagtttcaggtgtacaacatattgattcaatatttatatagattatactccatttaaaattattacaggggcttccctggtggtgcagtggttgagagtctgcctgccgatgcaggggacacgggttcgtgccccggtccaggaggatcccacatgccacggagcggctaggcccgtgagccgtggccactgagcctgcatgtctggagcctgtgctctgcaacgggagaggccacaacagtgagaggcccacgtaccgcaaaatataataataataaaaaaaataaagttattacaagataatggctatatttccctgtgccatataatatatccttgtttcTTACAGAGcaatttaatttttgaaggaaaatagaAGGAGAGATGTAAGATTAACTCTCATATATAATATTCTGTTGCTTTCTATGCATACAAATGCAGTATTGATACTTCTCTTTATAACCCATGCTATGACACTAATTCCAAGAAAACAAACTCTATCTCCAAATTTGCCCCCACTGCCTATTACTCTGTCATTATAGCTATATATCAGGAGCCTTGaagatttgtttttcatttttgagttctCTTTTAAATACCCCAGGAAGACTTCGGCCCTAAACTATTACTAGTAAGCTTTTTACCAGAGATTCATTGACAGTGGATAAGAACAGCAGTTAAACACAGGGTAGCCACGTGATGATGGATAGAAgatagaataaaaaaagaagaagaaacgtGAGTGGGAGAGGTCACCAAAGActaattttacttatttcccaTTTTACCTGAAGTCGACACTGGCTGTTCTACTTTAAATCATTTGCTATTCCTGATCCAAAGTTCTTAGGGAAAATCAGTTACccacctctgatttttttttttttttttttttttttttttttgcggtacacgggcctctcactgccgcggcctctcccattgcagagcacaggctccggacgcgcaggctcagcggccatggctcacgggcccagccactctgcggcatgtgggatcctcccggaccggggccgtattccctgcatcggcaggcgaaccctcaaccactgcgccaccacggaagcccccagCTCTGATTATTGATTAATTGCTCACTTAATCCTTATTGATCCCTAGCAATGGCATTCCAGAATATAATATGATCTCTGCCTTaaaatattggattggccaaaaaggtTATTTGgctttttccgtaagatggctctaatagtgcttagttgtctttaagttcatttgaaacaattttgttagatcatattgtgacagctgtcatatcggcatgcattttaaaataattgatcaAAATTGGTGagtttttgtgtagccattttaatattgaagatggaagaaaaaacgcaacattttcggcatactatgctttattatttcaagaaaggtaaaaacgcagtgcaaaaaaatatttgtgcagtgtatagagaaggtgctgtgactgatcgaacgtgtggaaagtggtttgcgaagttcgtgctggagatttctcggtGGACAATGCTCCATGGTTGgatagaccagttgaagttgataacgatcaaattgagacattaattgagaacaatcaacattataccacgtaggagatagccaacatactcaaaatatccaaatcaagtgttgaaaatcatctgcaccagcttggttatgttaatcgcgtTGAGGTTTGGGTTCCAcagaagttaagtgaaaaaaaccttcttgactgtatttctgcatgcgattctctacttaaatgtaacgaaaacattttgtttttaaaacaaattgtgacaggcgatgaaaagtggatactgtacaataatgtggaatggaagagattgtggggcaagcaaaatgaaccaccaccaaccacaccaaaggccagtcttcatccaaagaaggtgatgttgtgtatatggtgggattggaagggtcCTCttttatgagctccttccagaaaaccaaacgattaacaagtactgctcccaattagaacAACTGAAAGCAGCGCTTGAGGAAAAtcatctggaattagtcaacagaaaacgcataaatTTCCATCATGGtaacgcaagactgcatgtttcctTGATGACAAGGCAAAAACTGTtgcagcttggctgggaagttctgattcatctgccgtattcaccagacattgcacctttggatttccatttgttttggtctttacaaaattctcttaatggaaaaaatttcaattccctggaagactgtaaaaggcacctggaacagttctttgctcaaagaGATTAAAcagtttggggaagatggaattatgaagttgcctgaaaaatggcagaaggtagtggaacaaaatggtgaatacgttgttcaataaagttcctggtgaaaatgaaaaatgtgtctttatttttacttaaaaaccaaaggagctttttggccaacccaatagaaaaaattttgttttctattatattAAGACGTTCTCTTCAAAATCTCTCTCCATAGACTCCTAGTGGATATGGGCCATTCTTCTGTAAGTTGTTTTACAGTGTCTAATGCAACTGGGAATTTTTGAAATGTTCTTTCTTCTAGATAGGTCTTATATTCAAAGGGCTTTTCTGACTCTGCCCTATTATACTGAAACTGGCCTATAATGGTTTCTGCTGGTCGTCTTATACATAGACTTTTACTCCACCCATATGGTCTGAAAAGTCTACACCTCCCTTGATCTAAAAGAGGAGAGGATTGAACTTTATTAGAAGATGAAGGATTATGGTGTGATTTCATATTTGCCTTTCTTCTTAAGAGAATTTGTTGTGGTATCCAAATCTTATATTAAGCTACTTTCTACAGGCCCTCTTTGTGGCTTTTGGTGTACTTTTTAGAATATAGTAATACAGATAAAATTCTGTTATCTTAAGTGCTAAGGAACTATCTActtcattgaattttaaaaaataaatttatttatttttggctgcattgggtcttggttgcacGCGGTCTACTCTTCGCTGCAgcgctcaggcttctcattgcggtgtcttctcttgttgtggagcacgggctctaggcacacgggcttcagtagttgtggctcgcgggctctagagcgcagactcagtagttgtagtgcacgggcttagttgctccgtgacatgtgggatcttcctggaccagggctcgaattcatgtcccctgcattggcaggcggattcttaaccactgcaacaccagggaagccccctatttcattgaattttataTCAAATATTGCTTAACTGAAGTAAACCTGCTGTTGGGAATTTTTGTACTATCAAATGGTAAGTGATGATCTGGTATTTATTGTAATATGATTGGCAATATCCTAAGACATTACtcacatttattcttttcatagGTTATAGGTTATACCTGTCGAGTTAGTCAAATAGCCATCATTTTGTCAAGGTAAGATTTTTGCTTTCCTTCCTAGCAAGGCGTAGATTCTTGTTAGTCTTGGGTCTAGGTAGGAACAAATAGGAGGACAATGCCCTTATTTCCATTGATTCTGTCACTCCTGAGTCCTCACAGAGCTTTACTAAGTAAGAAACAACAAATGTGTGATCATTGATTCCATTTTCCCAGGTAAAATAGGCAAGCAATTTGAAGTTTCAGATTAGGTTTTAGTCCCAATTCTGCCATTAACTCTGTGTGACCTTCAATAAATAGTTCCCTTTAAGTCTTTTGACTTCTAATTCCTTTTCATATATCATGAAAAGTTGTAGTAGGTGGTTTTCAAGATCTTATTCACCTTTATAACATTGGGTGAGACTCTTAAAATTATTAAGCTCAGAAAGGATCTGGATCTCACCTAAAGTGGTAGTCACATTGAGTTGGTTTTAGACTTTATAACTTTTACTCCTAGATCTTTTCCTCTTATAGGGATCTGGATATATTTAGCTGCATAAATAACTGGTTGCTTAAAGCTGTGCTTTGGAAAAGCTCTCAGGAAGGAGCTGATGAGAATGAAGTTATTACTGGTCACCATGAAAAGTGAAACAGACTGATCACAGAGCTCCTTGGTAGCTTTTTCATTTCACGATTACCCACTTGGATTTTTAATCTGATCATACAGCTCCCAGAGACTCTCTGTGAAACTCTGTTAGGGTTTATTAACCTAGGTATAAAATACATTTCCCACTCCACTTCCCCCAGAACTTGAAAAGAAGGTATACTTAAAGTTTTTGAGGTACTTTTCTTGAAggaattaaatatatgtatttgcgGAGAGCTGGTGGGGTGATGGAGTTGGAAGAAGGACAGGAGAATATTTTGCAAAGGGAAAATGGCATAAAAAAGTTTGAATATTAGGGTGATAAGTTTTTTTCCTCCCAGCCTGATACCTCTACTATTGATGATACCTGTATTCTGTTTGGGCAATGCCAGTGAATGTTTCCGCAACTTCAGCCAGAGCCACAGGTAAGTAAGGACCAAACCTATCATTTTTATAATAGACTACACCTATTCTTTTCTACAAACAAAGATGGAGGAAGACTTTGTACATACATTCTGGCCAAGGTGCTTGTATTTGAAATGGGCTTTGGACAAGTTGTACAGTCAAggccaaaaatatataagcagAAATACAACACAAAATGACTAGATGATTATGTGTCAGTGAGAAGGAATAAGGTATTATGGGCAAGGCTTAGCTAAATGATAAGTTAAATTACATACTCATTAACTTTTGTTGCACCAAATAGGTATCTCTCTGGTCTTATACCTGTAGCAACATTCCTGACCATTGATTCTCTTCCTAGGTGTATCCTGATGTACTCACCACCAACATCCATGGCTAAAGTCCTGCCTTCTGCCAACATATCAGTCTGTAGCACACTTTATTTTTATGGGCTTATCATTTTCCTGGCCAGCTTTCTACTCAGCCTCCTCACCATTGTGGTATGGTGCCACCCTACTTGCCTTTATGGAAAGAGAGGGGGCGGTTGGGTGGGATGGGGCAGTATACCCAGGCCTGGGAAAGATGGGGCGGAGAGGCACTTCTCATAGTCCTAGAACTAAGAAAGTGTCTAGCAGATATTGATAATTTAATTACTACCTCAGTCTTTTGGACTTCCCAAGATCAAATGATGAGTGGGGAAAAGAGCCGATATTCATTATGCGAGAATTATGCTCACTCTAGAAATAATGTGTTCCTGTGGATCCTCATGGAGGACCAGACCAGAAAAGTAGTATGTGTCGGGTATATTCTTTATAAAGTATGATACTCTGGAACACAGGACATCTTCtctgttttaattttccaaataattaaagagttttcttttctcaattCTTTATTGACTATAAATTTGCATTTATGCTATGTCTAACTGGGTTTAAAGTGCTGAGTGACTCAGACAGTTATTAAATACTCATTTGACATCATCAGACTGATGGACAAGTAATCATCCATGGGAcaatacattatttatatataactgcCCAGTACGAAATCAGTAAGCAAGTGAACATGCCTTTTTATTTGTCATATCTACTTTCCAGTATCATTTTCTCCACTTTTCATATGCTAGTTCAGGAATTATAAACTATCTGGTTGCAGACCAACTTTATcccacagtttttttccttttgctaacaCAACTAACATCTGTGAATGAAATACAATTGTGGAAAATTTTCTTTGACAATTCAAAAATAAGTTATGGAGATAGCTTAGATCAAATCAGCAACTTTGTAAAGAATGCACAATGACTAGTTTATATTAAAATGGCCTTGATGGTTTTCATTTAGAACTGATTGACAGGAGAGACATGTGTCCCAAAACCTGGCACCCTAGGGATTCCTGTTTGCTCCTTCAGAATAACCCAGGCTTCAGTGGGCATTCAGGACTGGCATTCTGATTCTTTTGTAATCAGCAAACGGTGAACTGATTCTACTAGATATAAATATTCTCAAATAAGTTCAAGCCTCTTTATGATTCCTATGTCTGTGGGGAAAGGAAACCACATGGCTAACCTTAAGTAATTGGGTTATTAACTTACAGAGTGGATCTGGATTATTAGAAAAAGTTTCAGATTTGGACAGATTTTATTACCTAATTTACTCCCCACAAAAAGGACATTGAactgatttatatttatttcattaactAAACCGTATTCAAATTGCTCCCaaatggaagggaaaaacaatCTGTTTTCCATCTAAGTGCAAGAAGAGAATtcctaaaactttttttctgggaGTTGAGAATTTAAGCTCTCTCACAGTGctaaagtatttattttaggGGTATTAAGCACAGAACACTTAATAACacaacctttatttatttagtttaaacaccttttttggagtataattgctttacaatggtatgttagtttctgctttacaacaaagtgaatcagctgtactgtacatgtaattcaccatattcatatatccacatatctcctccctcttgtgtctccctcccaccctccctatcccacccctctaggtggtcacaaagcaccgagctgatctccctgcaacACAGCCtttaataaagtgttttaaaagagAATCTGGTTAGATCTTAGTTTTAACTTCCCATGCATATTGTGATTAACTtcattgagaaaaatgaaagcctGAGGGTTGATGTAAGGTTTATGTATTGAACATATATAGTTTGACTAATATCTGTCAATTTACCTGGCCAAGCAAAAGATCACTCTAGAGATAATTTTCTCTCAAAAAAAGCCTGGTCTCAGATGGTAAAGACAGGAGGATGGTCTTTCCTGCTGTCAGATCCTAAGAGAAGGATCTCTCCAAAATGATAGGCTAGACCTGGGAAGTTTTAGTAAGCCTTAGGCAGACTACTCACCGCTATAC
This genomic window contains:
- the TMEM116 gene encoding transmembrane protein 116 isoform X5, with the translated sequence MAILFFEDDEASRHFFLPLVRQAVGWDLLLPSLFPAIQWIQFVMATLSVIGSSSLIAYAVFQNIQKSPEIRPLVYLSFSDLLLGIYWLIEALLYGTSAANKDIVCYNLQAVGQILYISSFFYTVNYIWYLYKELRMKPHQSGQSTVPLVIGYTCRVSQIAIILSSLIPLLLMIPVFCLGNASECFRNFSQSHRCILMYSPPTSMAKVLPSANISVCSTLYFYGLIIFLASFLLSLLTIVVVTKHRADLPATQPLIKCFKRESG